A window of Leptospira brenneri contains these coding sequences:
- the neuB gene encoding N-acetylneuraminate synthase, whose amino-acid sequence MKTKTIIIAEAGVNHNGDIKIAESLIRVAAEAGADFVKFQTFQANAISSKTAGRAEYQKANMNEDGSQLSMLKKLELNFEMHLHLMKVCKENNIQFLSTAFDFPSVELLKQLGIKLWKIPSGEITNYPFLKKIGSLKQEVILSTGMSTLGEIEAALTVLEEQGTLRENITVLHCTTEYPAPLAEVNLRAMESIRVALGLRVGYSDHTEGIEISLAAVSLGATIIEKHFTLDKSLPGPDHKASLEPQELNNLVRGIRNIEEAFGDGIKRPFPSEIRNMSIARKSIVAKENIGKGEVFSEQNITTKRPGNGISPMRWNEVIGKIAVKDFREDDLIEI is encoded by the coding sequence ATGAAAACAAAAACAATTATCATAGCTGAGGCCGGAGTTAATCATAACGGGGATATCAAAATCGCCGAAAGTCTCATTCGGGTTGCCGCAGAAGCGGGTGCTGACTTTGTTAAGTTTCAAACTTTTCAGGCAAATGCAATTTCTTCTAAAACAGCAGGAAGGGCGGAATACCAAAAGGCTAACATGAATGAAGACGGATCGCAGCTCTCCATGTTAAAGAAATTGGAGTTAAATTTTGAGATGCACCTACATCTCATGAAAGTTTGCAAAGAAAATAATATACAGTTCTTATCAACCGCTTTTGATTTTCCTAGTGTTGAGTTATTAAAACAACTGGGTATAAAACTTTGGAAAATACCAAGTGGAGAAATTACCAATTATCCATTTCTAAAGAAGATCGGTTCTCTAAAGCAGGAAGTTATACTTTCAACTGGTATGTCGACATTAGGAGAAATCGAAGCGGCATTAACTGTTTTGGAGGAACAAGGAACTCTTCGTGAGAATATAACAGTCCTTCATTGCACGACGGAATATCCGGCACCTTTAGCGGAAGTTAACTTAAGAGCAATGGAATCCATTCGTGTTGCCCTAGGCTTGAGAGTCGGGTATTCAGATCATACGGAAGGTATAGAAATTTCTTTAGCAGCAGTTTCGCTTGGTGCTACCATCATTGAAAAACACTTCACTCTGGATAAATCATTACCGGGACCAGATCACAAAGCAAGTTTAGAACCCCAAGAATTGAATAATTTGGTTAGAGGGATCCGAAACATCGAAGAAGCATTCGGGGATGGTATCAAAAGACCTTTTCCTTCTGAAATAAGAAATATGTCTATTGCTCGAAAGTCAATTGTTGCTAAAGAGAACATTGGAAAAGGTGAGGTCTTTAGTGAACAAAATATTACAACGAAAAGACCTGGAAATGGTATATCCCCCATGAGATGGAATGAAGTGATTGGGAAGATAGCAGTAAAAGATTTTCGTGAAGATGACTTGATTGAGATTTAG
- a CDS encoding NeuD/PglB/VioB family sugar acetyltransferase yields the protein MEGIVLVGGGGHCKAVIDVIRKEGKFEIIGIVDSHLPAGSLVLDVEVIGDDSNLLELSKKVQNFHITVGQIQSNTIRKKLATQLLDLNVKLPNIISPIANISYYSSIGKGITVMHQATIQAESQIGDFTIINDHALVEHEVQIGRFCHISTGAIINGNVMIGDNVFIGSGAVIVQGVKIPNGSFIKANQLVK from the coding sequence ATGGAAGGGATAGTTCTTGTCGGAGGGGGAGGTCACTGCAAGGCTGTGATTGATGTCATCCGTAAAGAAGGTAAATTTGAAATTATTGGAATTGTAGATTCGCATTTGCCCGCCGGAAGTTTGGTTCTAGATGTAGAGGTAATTGGCGATGATTCAAATTTATTAGAATTATCGAAAAAGGTTCAGAACTTTCATATAACTGTTGGGCAAATCCAATCAAATACAATTCGAAAAAAGCTAGCTACTCAGTTACTTGATCTAAATGTTAAATTGCCTAATATTATTTCACCAATTGCGAATATATCTTATTATTCCTCGATTGGGAAAGGCATTACTGTCATGCATCAAGCGACAATCCAGGCTGAATCCCAAATTGGAGATTTTACGATTATTAATGATCATGCTTTAGTTGAACATGAAGTTCAAATTGGGCGATTTTGTCATATATCAACTGGTGCTATTATAAATGGAAATGTAATGATTGGAGACAACGTTTTTATCGGAAGCGGTGCTGTTATTGTCCAAGGAGTAAAAATTCCAAATGGATCATTCATCAAGGCAAACCAGTTAGTGAAATGA
- a CDS encoding LegC family aminotransferase, whose product MIKEFLDFVKDHYSTEPGEFIPLHAPVFRGNEIEYVTDTIRSTFVSSVGAYVDRFEDMMKSVVGTKYAVATVNGTSALHIGLYSLGISDGDEVITQALSFVATANAIKYTGADPVFLDVDKDSMSLSPAAVGFFLENNCDFKSGHLVNKRSGKKVKAIVPMHTFGNPGRIEELKKIADRFHLPIIEDAAESLGSFVKDKHTGTFCKLGIFSFNGNKTVTCGGGGVVVTDDEQLSKRLKHITTTAKLSHPWEYSHDELGFNYRMPNLNAALACAQLEQLGQFITEKRNLAAKYIQFFKNRNENFKNEIPNTTSNYWLNTVEFQNRKDRDQFLKETNEAKVMTRPAWNLLNTLPMYQNCISDSLENSRYLSDRLVNIPSGVKWKG is encoded by the coding sequence ATGATAAAAGAATTTTTAGATTTTGTCAAAGATCATTACTCTACTGAGCCTGGTGAGTTTATTCCTCTTCATGCTCCTGTATTTAGAGGAAATGAGATAGAGTATGTGACTGATACGATTCGTTCCACATTTGTATCTTCTGTAGGCGCGTACGTAGATCGTTTTGAAGATATGATGAAATCGGTTGTTGGGACAAAATATGCTGTGGCAACAGTCAATGGAACTTCAGCATTGCACATAGGATTATATTCTTTAGGTATTTCAGATGGTGATGAGGTGATTACTCAAGCACTAAGTTTTGTAGCAACGGCCAATGCAATTAAGTATACGGGAGCAGATCCGGTTTTTTTGGACGTGGACAAGGATTCTATGAGTTTATCTCCTGCGGCTGTTGGTTTTTTTTTAGAAAATAATTGTGATTTCAAAAGTGGTCATCTAGTCAATAAGAGATCAGGAAAAAAAGTTAAAGCAATTGTTCCAATGCATACTTTTGGGAATCCAGGTCGAATTGAAGAACTAAAGAAAATTGCCGATCGTTTTCATTTACCAATTATTGAAGATGCAGCAGAATCATTAGGAAGTTTTGTAAAAGATAAACATACTGGTACTTTTTGCAAGTTAGGTATCTTTAGTTTCAATGGAAATAAAACTGTGACTTGTGGAGGTGGTGGGGTTGTCGTGACCGATGATGAACAGTTGAGTAAACGTTTGAAACATATTACTACTACTGCAAAACTTTCTCATCCTTGGGAGTATTCGCATGATGAATTAGGTTTTAATTATCGGATGCCGAATTTAAATGCCGCCCTTGCCTGTGCTCAGTTGGAACAACTAGGTCAATTTATAACTGAAAAGCGAAATCTTGCAGCAAAGTACATTCAATTCTTTAAAAATAGAAATGAAAACTTCAAAAATGAAATTCCAAATACTACTTCTAATTATTGGTTAAATACCGTGGAATTTCAAAATAGAAAGGATAGAGATCAATTTTTAAAAGAAACAAACGAAGCAAAGGTTATGACACGTCCTGCTTGGAATCTTCTGAATACCCTACCAATGTATCAAAATTGTATTTCTGATTCATTGGAGAACTCAAGGTATCTTTCTGATCGATTAGTGAATATTCCAAGTGGAGTGAAATGGAAGGGATAG
- a CDS encoding NAD-dependent 4,6-dehydratase LegB, translated as MNRVLVTGADGFIGSHLTEELVRQGYDTKAFVLYNSFNSWGWLDSCSLDVKGKFEVFAGDIRDPNGVRQAMKGCDVVLHLAALIAIPYSYHSPDTYIDTNVKGTLNVVQAAKDLNVRKVIHTSTSEVYGTAQFVPITEEHPLKGQSPYSASKIGADQIAYSFYSSFNTPVTILRPFNTYGPRQSARAVIPTIISQIARGNDSIKLGSLHPTRDFNYVKDTVSGFIQAMNSGDRVNGEVINVGSNFEISIGDTVNLIAEIMNRKVTCVTEDQRLRPEKSEVERLWAANEKAKLLLDWKPKFGGKDGFRKGLENTIEWFLDPINNSRYKADIYNI; from the coding sequence ATGAATAGAGTTTTAGTCACCGGTGCCGACGGATTTATCGGCTCTCATTTAACAGAAGAACTAGTTAGGCAAGGGTATGATACCAAAGCCTTTGTTTTATACAATTCATTTAATTCTTGGGGTTGGTTGGATTCGTGCTCTTTGGATGTAAAGGGAAAATTTGAGGTATTCGCTGGAGATATTCGGGACCCAAATGGAGTGCGGCAGGCAATGAAAGGTTGTGATGTAGTTTTGCATTTAGCAGCTTTGATAGCTATACCTTATTCTTATCATTCTCCTGATACCTATATTGATACAAATGTAAAGGGTACGTTAAATGTAGTGCAAGCTGCAAAAGATTTAAACGTTCGGAAAGTTATACATACATCAACTAGCGAAGTCTATGGAACAGCTCAATTTGTTCCGATCACAGAGGAACATCCGTTAAAGGGTCAATCTCCTTATTCAGCAAGTAAAATTGGCGCTGATCAAATTGCATATTCTTTCTACTCTTCTTTCAATACCCCCGTAACAATTCTTCGACCATTTAACACATATGGACCTCGGCAGTCTGCTCGTGCGGTCATACCAACCATCATATCGCAAATAGCAAGAGGTAATGACTCAATCAAATTAGGCTCTCTTCATCCAACTAGAGACTTTAACTATGTTAAGGACACTGTTTCTGGTTTTATTCAAGCTATGAATTCTGGAGATCGGGTCAATGGGGAAGTTATAAACGTAGGAAGTAACTTTGAGATTTCGATTGGAGATACGGTGAATTTAATTGCAGAGATTATGAATCGTAAGGTTACTTGTGTTACGGAAGATCAAAGACTTCGCCCAGAAAAAAGCGAAGTAGAGCGACTATGGGCAGCGAATGAAAAGGCAAAACTTCTTCTAGATTGGAAACCAAAGTTTGGCGGTAAAGATGGTTTTCGGAAGGGTTTAGAGAATACTATTGAGTGGTTTTTAGATCCAATAAATAACTCTCGATACAAAGCAGATATCTATAATATCTAA
- a CDS encoding ABC transporter ATP-binding protein: MISKRRKIQYLFVLILIIMTAFAEVLSLGAIIPFLGVLISPDKVFEIETFQVVWIFFGITSSNQILLPVTIFFTLGAFVSGGFRLGLLFLSSRLSYAVGADISIEIYRRTLYQPYSLHVSRNSADVISGITAKANGVVAYVLQPLLTLVSSILLLVIISIGLVALDPIVTTVAFTLFGLIYLIIALQAKKKLLRDGQIAAHSQTILQKSLQEGLGAIRDVILDGTQKFYLNLYSKADIPYRRALGNSQFTSSSPRYSVEAIGIMVMAIFAYQLSKSSDSLLSIIPLLGSLAMGAQRLLPILQQSYTAWAYLKIGKSTLSDVIQLLDQPFHISEFDNSSNSVSPYVINLDSSIVLKNISFRYAEDLPLVIENISLNIEKGKRVGFIGKTGSGKSTLVDIIMGLLPPTSGEFLVDGQVVQSTNVGSWQKNIAHVPQSIYLSDSTISENIAFGIPAEEIDLSRVQEAARKAQISEHIESLKHGYNTIVGERGIRLSGGQRQRIGIARALYKKASVIVFDEATSALDNETEKAVMDSIDGLGAELTILMIAHRLSTVENCDMIVRLEDGKIVEQKGFGKDF, from the coding sequence ATGATCTCCAAGAGAAGAAAAATTCAATATCTTTTTGTTCTAATTCTAATTATTATGACAGCTTTTGCAGAAGTCTTAAGTCTTGGAGCTATCATCCCTTTTCTGGGAGTTTTGATTTCTCCGGATAAGGTATTTGAAATCGAAACATTTCAAGTGGTTTGGATATTTTTTGGTATTACTAGTTCAAATCAAATTCTTCTTCCTGTTACTATATTTTTTACTTTAGGTGCGTTCGTATCTGGAGGGTTCCGCTTAGGGTTACTTTTTCTTAGTTCGCGTTTATCGTATGCCGTAGGAGCGGATATAAGTATTGAAATCTATAGAAGAACACTTTACCAACCGTATTCACTTCATGTTTCTCGAAATAGCGCCGATGTAATCAGTGGAATTACTGCGAAAGCAAATGGAGTAGTTGCTTATGTACTGCAGCCGCTTTTAACATTAGTATCTTCAATTTTGTTATTAGTGATTATTTCGATAGGTTTAGTGGCACTTGATCCTATCGTAACAACTGTCGCATTCACTTTGTTTGGGCTGATTTATTTAATCATTGCACTTCAAGCAAAGAAAAAATTATTGCGGGATGGTCAAATTGCCGCCCATAGCCAAACCATTTTGCAGAAGTCATTACAAGAAGGTTTAGGTGCTATCCGAGATGTTATTCTTGATGGAACTCAAAAGTTTTATTTAAATCTTTATTCGAAAGCAGATATTCCTTATCGAAGAGCCCTTGGAAATAGTCAATTTACAAGTAGTAGTCCAAGGTATAGTGTTGAAGCAATTGGTATAATGGTGATGGCGATTTTTGCCTATCAGCTAAGTAAATCCTCCGATAGTCTTTTAAGCATTATTCCGCTATTAGGTTCCCTGGCAATGGGGGCTCAGAGATTGTTGCCAATTTTACAGCAATCGTACACTGCTTGGGCATATTTAAAAATTGGAAAATCTACGCTTTCCGATGTAATTCAATTACTCGATCAACCTTTTCATATTAGTGAATTTGATAATTCAAGTAATAGTGTATCTCCGTATGTTATTAACTTAGATTCATCGATAGTTCTAAAAAATATTTCTTTTCGGTATGCTGAAGACTTGCCTCTTGTTATTGAGAATATTTCATTAAACATCGAAAAAGGGAAAAGGGTTGGATTTATTGGAAAAACCGGTAGTGGTAAAAGTACTTTAGTTGATATAATTATGGGACTTTTACCACCGACTAGCGGGGAGTTTCTTGTTGATGGTCAAGTTGTTCAATCAACAAACGTAGGTAGTTGGCAAAAGAATATTGCTCATGTTCCTCAATCTATTTATTTATCGGATAGTACTATTTCAGAAAATATAGCTTTTGGAATTCCTGCTGAGGAGATTGATTTGAGTCGGGTTCAAGAGGCGGCAAGGAAAGCTCAAATCTCCGAACATATCGAGTCTCTAAAGCATGGTTACAATACCATTGTTGGTGAGAGGGGAATTAGATTATCTGGTGGTCAAAGGCAAAGAATTGGCATAGCCAGGGCTTTGTATAAGAAGGCTTCCGTTATTGTTTTTGATGAAGCAACGAGTGCACTAGATAATGAGACCGAAAAGGCTGTAATGGATTCTATTGATGGCTTAGGTGCAGAGTTAACAATATTGATGATTGCGCATAGACTTTCTACAGTAGAAAATTGCGACATGATTGTTCGATTAGAAGACGGTAAAATCGTAGAGCAGAAGGGATTTGGGAAGGATTTCTAA
- a CDS encoding phosphoglycerate dehydrogenase: MQKVFVSTFPFCRTSPKALEVLESNGYEVVINPLGRKMKPAEVAEAAKDFDALIAGTEDLTSLVNATKTLKLISRVGVGLDSVPLDLCRDKGIAVAYTPDAVSPAVSELALSLIVDALRKVTYSDREIRSGKWTRPYGERIGGSTIGIVGFGRIGKRVASHLLGYLPKEILVCDLIDQTESISILNGVASNIQKVNDNLGKNWNSSKVTQVDLETLLKTSDAISIHIPLTSETKNLLNYKKMLLMKPNAVLVNTARGGIVNEYDLYKALNENLISSAAMDVFEEEPYKGPLCELENVILTQHMGSCSNDCREDMEREAAENVVGFFGGGDWERVV, translated from the coding sequence ATGCAAAAAGTTTTTGTTTCTACTTTTCCATTTTGCCGCACTAGTCCAAAGGCTCTCGAAGTACTGGAGTCAAACGGGTATGAAGTGGTGATCAATCCTCTTGGTCGTAAGATGAAGCCGGCAGAAGTAGCTGAAGCGGCTAAGGATTTTGATGCATTGATTGCCGGAACAGAAGATTTAACTTCTCTCGTAAACGCTACCAAAACTTTGAAATTAATTTCTCGAGTGGGAGTAGGCCTAGATAGTGTTCCTTTGGATCTTTGTCGCGATAAAGGTATTGCAGTGGCTTATACCCCAGATGCTGTTTCTCCCGCTGTTTCTGAACTAGCTCTTAGTTTGATTGTTGATGCTTTGCGAAAGGTGACTTATTCGGATCGCGAGATTCGATCCGGAAAATGGACTCGGCCTTATGGTGAAAGAATCGGCGGCTCTACGATTGGTATCGTTGGTTTCGGTCGGATTGGAAAACGCGTTGCATCTCATTTATTAGGATACTTACCAAAAGAAATTTTAGTCTGTGACCTTATTGATCAGACGGAATCGATATCTATATTGAATGGCGTTGCTTCTAATATACAAAAGGTGAATGATAATTTAGGTAAAAACTGGAATTCCTCAAAAGTAACTCAAGTTGACTTAGAAACTTTATTAAAAACATCGGATGCCATTAGCATTCATATACCTCTAACAAGTGAGACTAAAAATCTACTAAATTATAAAAAAATGTTACTAATGAAGCCAAATGCAGTTTTAGTAAACACTGCTCGGGGTGGAATTGTAAATGAATATGATTTATACAAGGCATTAAATGAAAATTTGATTTCTTCTGCGGCGATGGATGTGTTTGAAGAAGAACCCTACAAGGGACCATTGTGTGAATTGGAAAATGTAATACTGACTCAACATATGGGATCTTGTTCGAATGATTGTAGAGAAGATATGGAGAGAGAAGCTGCTGAAAATGTGGTTGGGTTCTTCGGTGGCGGAGATTGGGAGAGAGTAGTATAG
- the fcl gene encoding GDP-L-fucose synthase — protein MDKNSKIYVAGHRGLVGSALVKVLNQAGFLNVIGRTHSEMDLANQRDVIHFFESEKPDYVFLAAAKVGGIHANNTYPAEFIFSNLQIQNNIIDASYRYGVKKLCFLGSSCIYPKFAKQPMDEGQLLEGKLEPTNEPYAVAKIAGIVMCQSYNRQYGTDYISVMPTNLYGPGDNYHPENSHVLPALIRRFHEAKAQNLSEVVIWGTGNPLREFLYSEDMARACLFLMQNYDVKGDPKGGEHVNVGSGIEVSIRELAETVKTVVGYTGNLTFDLTKPDGTPRKLLDVSKLHRMGWKHEVELKEGVTRAYQDFLEKQRN, from the coding sequence ATGGATAAAAATTCGAAAATATATGTTGCGGGACACCGCGGACTCGTTGGATCTGCTTTGGTGAAAGTATTAAACCAAGCTGGGTTTTTGAATGTTATTGGCCGGACTCATAGTGAGATGGATTTGGCAAATCAAAGGGATGTAATTCATTTTTTTGAATCAGAAAAACCCGATTACGTTTTTCTTGCTGCTGCAAAAGTAGGTGGGATTCATGCAAATAATACTTACCCAGCCGAATTTATTTTTTCAAATCTACAAATCCAAAATAATATTATTGATGCTTCTTATCGATATGGTGTTAAAAAACTATGTTTTTTAGGATCTTCTTGTATTTATCCTAAATTTGCAAAACAACCAATGGATGAAGGACAATTATTAGAAGGAAAGTTAGAGCCAACAAACGAACCATATGCGGTCGCAAAAATTGCGGGTATCGTTATGTGTCAGTCTTATAATCGTCAATATGGAACTGATTATATTTCTGTGATGCCAACAAACCTCTATGGCCCAGGGGACAACTACCACCCGGAGAACTCGCATGTGTTACCTGCTCTTATTCGTAGATTTCATGAAGCTAAAGCGCAAAATCTTTCTGAAGTTGTGATTTGGGGAACGGGCAATCCTTTAAGAGAATTTTTGTATTCTGAAGATATGGCACGAGCATGTCTGTTTTTGATGCAGAATTACGATGTGAAAGGTGATCCAAAGGGCGGGGAACATGTTAATGTTGGATCCGGAATTGAAGTGAGTATCAGAGAATTAGCAGAAACAGTGAAAACTGTCGTTGGTTATACTGGAAATCTTACCTTTGATTTAACAAAGCCAGATGGAACGCCTAGAAAACTGCTAGATGTTTCAAAACTCCATCGAATGGGTTGGAAACATGAGGTAGAATTGAAAGAAGGTGTTACGCGAGCTTATCAAGATTTTTTAGAAAAACAACGTAACTAA
- a CDS encoding MarR family EPS-associated transcriptional regulator: protein MKEDFQYNDHHLKLLQLLEENPHLSQRDASDVLGLSLGKVNYILKAFLDKGLIKMNNFRNNKNKLSYTYLLTPQGIEEKARITLHFYEIKKREYEALKAEVEKLGEIAEELG from the coding sequence ATGAAAGAAGACTTTCAATATAATGACCACCATCTCAAGCTTTTGCAATTGCTTGAGGAAAATCCTCATTTATCCCAAAGGGATGCCTCTGATGTACTGGGTCTGAGTTTAGGTAAGGTGAATTATATTTTGAAAGCCTTTTTAGATAAGGGCCTAATCAAAATGAATAACTTTCGAAATAATAAAAATAAACTTTCTTATACATATTTACTAACACCACAAGGGATAGAGGAGAAAGCAAGGATCACCTTACATTTTTATGAAATCAAAAAAAGAGAATACGAAGCTCTTAAGGCCGAAGTGGAAAAGTTAGGTGAGATAGCTGAGGAATTAGGTTGA
- a CDS encoding lysophospholipid acyltransferase family protein, translating to MKLQKKTLLYDFLIKLVSFTKGLIFHSVEENFTDSSESLETPYPSALLCNHVSEADIVSLSFVYPRLKPKIKMIIPAREDILKPGFLQKEFRTKGILKWIFKFVDATKIIPILLSYIGASPIKRPFRDNARELIKKGELREMVDSEWTELVARIKRGRNLFMFPEGTYNHDGFLNQIKRGAYYIKSKIDTLHFNSFTLTYDHLSYKKTKLYIKYGKPFQFSSDLTADQVVRLVGDKLGKNYTVTVGNLTSFVLLKFGKETEIKYSQILELVLKFKRQMESSFPEITIASELRKENFQTQLESIFFNLKQFKLIDWEEKTIRTKEILYHLPKSLHNLKKSNIAMYHRNQLTAHFPNLEEIWNGIFNNQGVTNEIT from the coding sequence ATGAAACTCCAGAAAAAAACTCTTCTTTACGACTTCCTCATTAAATTAGTAAGTTTCACAAAGGGTTTAATTTTCCACTCCGTTGAAGAAAATTTCACAGACAGTTCTGAATCTTTAGAAACACCTTACCCTTCTGCTCTACTCTGCAATCATGTTTCGGAGGCGGACATCGTTTCCCTTTCCTTCGTTTACCCAAGACTCAAACCAAAAATCAAAATGATCATTCCCGCAAGAGAAGACATTTTAAAACCTGGATTTTTACAAAAAGAATTTAGGACAAAAGGAATTCTTAAATGGATTTTTAAATTCGTAGATGCTACAAAAATTATACCCATTCTATTGAGTTATATTGGCGCCTCGCCTATCAAACGTCCCTTTCGAGACAATGCCAGAGAATTGATTAAAAAGGGAGAACTTCGTGAAATGGTTGATAGTGAATGGACAGAGCTTGTTGCCAGGATCAAACGAGGCCGAAACTTATTTATGTTTCCCGAAGGAACCTATAATCACGATGGATTTTTGAACCAAATCAAACGTGGGGCCTACTACATTAAGTCGAAAATAGATACACTTCATTTTAATAGTTTTACCCTCACTTATGATCACCTCTCATACAAAAAAACAAAACTCTATATCAAATACGGGAAACCATTTCAATTCAGTTCCGATTTAACCGCCGACCAAGTCGTACGCCTTGTGGGAGATAAATTAGGGAAAAATTATACAGTCACCGTTGGAAACCTGACTTCCTTTGTCTTATTGAAGTTTGGAAAAGAAACGGAAATCAAATACTCACAGATTCTGGAACTTGTTTTAAAATTCAAAAGACAAATGGAATCTTCCTTTCCCGAAATCACCATCGCGTCCGAACTGCGGAAAGAAAATTTCCAAACTCAATTAGAATCTATTTTTTTTAACCTGAAACAATTCAAACTAATTGATTGGGAAGAAAAAACGATCCGAACCAAGGAAATCTTATACCATTTACCAAAATCACTTCACAATTTGAAAAAATCAAATATTGCCATGTACCACAGAAACCAACTCACAGCCCACTTCCCTAACTTAGAAGAAATATGGAATGGAATTTTTAACAACCAAGGAGTCACTAATGAAATCACTTAA
- a CDS encoding TrmH family RNA methyltransferase → MVSKRVLKISVKNAEFQILHSLRTNRSKRSQEKEVFVEGTEGIKQLVEARWEITRILFREGVRLSHWAESLLDQYHTAKQIEVSSDLYTELSEKENPSELIVTAKIRTHKIQDLPTFEKPFYLLFDRPSDLGNFGSILRSADAFHVDVVFVLGHSIDVYDPKVIRASLGSVFHTKLIFVESLSVLENFLKKIKEKTGLRVIGTDSNGSLSLKNQVLSAPILIILGNEAKGMSVHLQSLCDSIVNIPMLGVINSLNVSCAGSILLWEVAKNR, encoded by the coding sequence ATGGTGAGTAAACGAGTTCTTAAGATTAGTGTAAAGAATGCAGAATTTCAAATTCTGCATTCTTTAAGAACCAATCGATCCAAACGAAGTCAAGAAAAAGAGGTCTTTGTTGAGGGAACAGAAGGGATCAAACAACTGGTCGAGGCTCGTTGGGAGATCACTCGAATTTTGTTTAGGGAAGGTGTGAGATTATCGCACTGGGCAGAGTCTCTCTTAGATCAATATCATACAGCGAAACAAATTGAGGTTTCCTCTGATTTGTATACAGAGTTATCGGAAAAAGAAAATCCTTCAGAATTAATTGTGACTGCAAAAATTCGCACGCACAAGATCCAGGACCTTCCGACTTTCGAGAAACCGTTTTATTTGTTATTTGATCGGCCGAGTGATTTGGGAAATTTTGGTTCGATTTTACGGTCGGCCGATGCCTTCCATGTAGATGTTGTTTTTGTTTTAGGCCATTCGATTGATGTTTATGATCCAAAAGTGATTCGAGCAAGTCTAGGCAGCGTATTTCATACAAAACTAATTTTTGTGGAATCTCTTTCTGTTTTGGAAAATTTTCTTAAGAAAATAAAGGAAAAAACGGGACTCCGAGTGATCGGAACTGATTCCAATGGTTCCCTATCTTTAAAAAACCAAGTTTTAAGTGCACCTATTTTGATCATTTTGGGAAACGAAGCCAAGGGAATGAGTGTTCATCTCCAATCCCTTTGTGATTCTATTGTCAACATTCCCATGTTAGGTGTTATAAACTCGCTTAATGTTTCCTGTGCCGGATCTATTTTACTTTGGGAAGTTGCAAAGAACCGGTAA